The following proteins come from a genomic window of Carcharodon carcharias isolate sCarCar2 chromosome 10, sCarCar2.pri, whole genome shotgun sequence:
- the znhit3 gene encoding zinc finger HIT domain-containing protein 3 — translation MKVCRVCEEQPPKYRCPRCSLRYCSVGCYKKHKDDCKPQESGSVSTISECSPAFKEIIQQDGNGHYSSTDDILDDDDEESDRVPLEKLRLLAKSEELKSLLCNPHLKQLLLTVDEAEDKESIMKTAMQEPIFVEFADQCLQIVEPPEKEN, via the exons ATGAAGGTCTGCCGCGTGTGTGAGGAGCAGCCACCGAAATACCGGTGTCCGCGCTGCAGTCTGCGCTA TTGCTCTGTAGGATGTTACAAGAAACACAAAG ATGATTGTAAACCACAGGAGTCTGGTTCAGTGTCAACAATTTCAGAATGTTCTCCAGCTTTTAAGGAAATAATACAGCAAGATGGCAATG GTCACTACTCCTCCACAGATGATATcttggatgatgatgatgaagaatCTGATCGGGTACCACTAGAGAAACTGAGACTGTTGG CAAAATCAGAGGAGTTGAAGAGTTTACTTTGTAACCCTCACCTTAAACAGTTGCTATTAACAGTGGACGAGGCAGAGGATAAAGAAAGCATCATGAAGACAGCCATGCAAGAACCAATTTTCGTGGAATTTGCAGATCAGTGTTTACAAATAGTTGAACCCCCAGAGAAAGAGAATTAA